One genomic window of Ziziphus jujuba cultivar Dongzao chromosome 4, ASM3175591v1 includes the following:
- the LOC107417201 gene encoding trans-resveratrol di-O-methyltransferase, whose amino-acid sequence MDSRVEMSSTELLQAQALIWNLSFNYMKSMSLKCAIELGIPDIIHNHGQPISLSKLIESLPIHPSKTHCICRLMRLLVHSGFFTKQKGDHQTQQEEKYSLTPASRLLLKDEPCRLAPIFFTQFEQEFRQTSLFISTWLRSSDDTAFETIHGMTFWDFVAQNPRAQQVFNGEMVTDSKLTAEIVVKDCKKVFEGLKSLVDVGGGTGTMGKAIAKAFPYMKCTVFDLPHVVANLQGTENLNFIGGNMFEGIPPANALMLKWILHDWNDEEAVAILKRCREAISSKDEGGKLIVIEVIAEDPKMDKQSTETQLCLDVMMMTAYGKERSLMEWEKLFFAAGFGHYEITYVLGLRSLIEVYP is encoded by the exons ATGGATTCGAGAGTTGAAATGAGTTCCACTGAACTCCTTCAAGCTCAAGCTCTTATCTGGAATTTATCCTTCAATTACATGAAATCCATGTCACTAAAATGTGCCATTGAGCTAGGCATCCCAGATATCATCCACAACCATGGCCAACCCATTAGTCTTTCGAAGCTCATTGAATCCCTCCCTATCCACCCTTCCAAAACTCATTGCATTTGTCGCCTTATGCGCCTTTTAGTTCACTCTGGCttctttacaaaacaaaaagggGATCACCAAACTCAACAAGAAGAGAAATACTCTCTCACGCCCGCTTCTCGGCTTCTCCTGAAAGATGAACCATGTAGGCTTGCACCAATATTTTTTACCCAATTTGAACAAGAATTCCGACAAACAAGCCTCTTCATTAGCACTTGGCTGCGCAGTAGTGACGATACTGCATTTGAAACAATCCACGGAATGACTTTCTGGGATTTTGTTGCACAAAACCCCAGAGCACAACAAGTATTTAATGGCGAAATGGTTACGGACTCCAAGCTAACGGCTGAAATCGTGGTAAAAGACTGTAAGAAGGTGTTTGAGGGGTTGAAATCTTTGGTGGATGTAGGAGGTGGAACAGGAACGATGGGCAAAGCAATAGCCAAGGCGTTCCCATACATGAAATGTACCGTGTTTGATCTCCCGCATGTTGTTGCGAATTTGCAGGGAACTGAGAACTTGAATTTTATAGGGGGTAATATGTTTGAGGGAATCCCTCCTGCAAATGCACTTATGCTCAAG TGGATTTTGCATGACTGGAACGATGAAGAGGCTGTGGCTATCTTGAAGCGATGCAGAGAAGCAATATCGAGCAAAGATGAGGGCGGAAAGCTTATAGTCATTGAGGTGATAGCTGAAGACCCAAAGATGGATAAACAGTCAACTGAAACCCAACTCTGTTTGGATGTAATGATGATGACTGCATATGGTAAGGAGCGAAGTCTTATGGAATGGGAGAAACTCTTTTTCGCCGCTGGCTTCGGTCACTATGAGATAACTTATGTGCTAGGACTAAGGTCTCTCATTGAGGTGTATCCATga